Proteins encoded by one window of Rouxiella chamberiensis:
- a CDS encoding Yip1 family protein produces the protein MVNHVWGLLSHPGPELKRIQREHESVSHVYSHHVLLMALIPVVCSFIGTTQVGWNFGDGQQLQISLLTAASIAAAFYVLILCAVAVMGRIIYWMARRYESRPSLNSCIVFAGYVATPMFLSGIVALYPLVWLCLFVGLIGLCYSGYLLYLGIPNFLEIDHREGFLFSSSTLAMGVLVLEFLLAVTVIMWGYGSRLF, from the coding sequence ATGGTAAATCATGTCTGGGGACTTCTGTCACATCCAGGTCCCGAATTAAAACGTATTCAACGTGAACATGAATCGGTTTCTCACGTCTATTCACATCATGTCTTGCTGATGGCACTCATTCCGGTCGTGTGTTCCTTTATAGGAACCACACAGGTCGGCTGGAATTTTGGCGATGGTCAACAACTCCAAATCTCTTTGCTGACAGCGGCTTCCATCGCAGCAGCCTTTTACGTATTAATCCTTTGTGCCGTCGCGGTAATGGGGCGAATCATCTATTGGATGGCGCGTCGGTATGAAAGTCGGCCCAGTCTGAACAGCTGTATCGTGTTCGCCGGTTATGTTGCAACGCCGATGTTCCTGAGCGGGATTGTCGCGCTGTATCCACTGGTTTGGCTGTGCCTGTTTGTCGGCCTGATAGGCCTGTGTTACAGCGGTTATCTGCTGTATTTGGGCATCCCCAACTTCCTCGAGATTGACCACAGAGAGGGCTTTCTGTTTTCCAGTTCGACGTTAGCTATGGGCGTACTGGTTCTGGAGTTCCTGCTGGCGGTCACCGTTATCATGTGGGGATATGGTTCACGTTTATTCTAA
- a CDS encoding multidrug efflux MFS transporter yields METWKLNLISVWLGCFFTGLAMSEILPFLPLYVEQLGVHDHEALSIWSGLVFSGTFLVSACVAPLWGSLADRKGRKLMLLRAALGMAIVMVLQGFAQNVWQLFIFRTLMGLTSGYIPNAMALVASQVPRDKSGWALGTLSTGQVSGVIIGPLLGGFMADHLGLRMVFFVTAGLLFISFLITLFLIKERVVPVTKANRLSGKAVFTTLPYPMLMVSLFVTTMIIQLANGSISPILTLFIRNLSDNTHNIAFVSGVIAAVPGISALLAAPRLGKLGDHIGAHRVLIAALVFCFVLFCLMATITTPVQLGVLRFLLGFGDGALMPAVQALLVKYSSDQVTGRIFGYNQTFMYLGNVIGPLIGSGVSAALGFRWVFLVTALIVLLNAAQIWWSFRKIPTRVRIK; encoded by the coding sequence ATGGAAACCTGGAAACTCAATTTAATTTCCGTCTGGCTTGGCTGTTTCTTTACCGGTCTGGCGATGAGCGAAATTCTTCCCTTCCTGCCGCTGTATGTCGAACAACTCGGCGTGCATGACCATGAGGCGCTAAGCATCTGGTCAGGGCTGGTATTTAGCGGCACGTTTCTGGTCTCGGCCTGCGTTGCGCCACTCTGGGGAAGCCTGGCCGACCGCAAGGGGCGCAAACTGATGCTGCTGCGCGCGGCACTCGGCATGGCTATCGTCATGGTGTTGCAGGGATTTGCACAAAATGTCTGGCAGCTGTTTATCTTTCGTACCCTGATGGGCCTGACCTCCGGCTATATTCCGAATGCGATGGCGCTGGTTGCCTCGCAGGTGCCGCGAGACAAGAGCGGATGGGCGCTGGGAACCTTGTCGACCGGTCAGGTGTCCGGCGTGATTATCGGTCCCTTGCTGGGTGGTTTCATGGCTGACCATCTCGGACTGCGGATGGTGTTTTTCGTCACCGCCGGCCTGCTGTTTATCAGTTTTCTTATCACCCTGTTTCTTATCAAAGAGCGCGTGGTGCCCGTCACCAAGGCCAATCGACTCAGCGGCAAAGCGGTCTTTACCACCCTTCCCTATCCAATGTTGATGGTCAGCCTGTTTGTCACCACCATGATAATCCAGTTGGCCAACGGCTCGATAAGCCCGATTCTGACCCTGTTTATTCGCAACCTTTCCGATAACACCCACAATATCGCCTTTGTGAGCGGCGTCATCGCGGCGGTGCCCGGCATTTCGGCGCTGCTTGCCGCTCCCAGACTCGGCAAGCTGGGCGACCATATCGGCGCTCATCGGGTACTTATCGCCGCGCTGGTATTCTGTTTCGTTTTATTCTGCCTGATGGCGACGATCACCACGCCCGTACAGCTCGGAGTTTTGCGTTTTCTGCTGGGCTTCGGCGATGGCGCGCTAATGCCCGCCGTGCAGGCGCTGCTGGTAAAATACAGCAGCGATCAGGTCACCGGCCGCATCTTCGGTTATAACCAGACGTTTATGTATCTCGGCAACGTTATTGGCCCGCTGATTGGATCCGGTGTG
- a CDS encoding tannase/feruloyl esterase family alpha/beta hydrolase: MTIAHNAFPRDFTLHKYGLFLILLVAAVCLCLPTGSTQAAVAPPLGVVLPVTDCSDLADVDLSAIGGAGSKVASVREVAKGDIFCEVKGMLKPSINFTVLLPLNSWTQRFLQVGCGGLCGQIQLQLDGAAGCAPLETSGFVIAATDMGHKTGEADFGNNPQKRRDFAYRGVHLTAVATKLLINTFYGRSARFSYFSGCSDGGREGLAEAQRYPTEFNGIIAGAPAMNFQVQKAIYHGWQAQSNTDANGNAIITSRQLPLIHQAVLAQCDARDGQVDGLLADPQNCHFDPSVLSCNKITEDSEAGQNCLTDAQIGALRKIYDGPRDVKTGQRLAVGGRCPVLNWHGPEYSCRKRPEISITVRAWRSPR; the protein is encoded by the coding sequence GTGACTATCGCCCATAACGCTTTCCCCAGGGATTTCACGCTCCATAAATATGGCCTGTTCCTTATTCTGCTTGTTGCGGCGGTATGCCTGTGTCTGCCGACCGGTAGCACGCAGGCCGCCGTAGCGCCTCCGCTTGGTGTGGTGCTGCCCGTGACCGATTGTTCGGATCTGGCAGATGTCGACCTTTCGGCCATTGGCGGCGCGGGCAGCAAAGTAGCCTCGGTGAGAGAAGTCGCCAAGGGCGACATCTTTTGCGAAGTCAAAGGCATGCTTAAACCCAGCATCAATTTTACCGTTCTGCTGCCGCTTAACAGCTGGACGCAGCGCTTTCTACAGGTTGGCTGTGGCGGCCTGTGTGGACAAATCCAGCTGCAACTCGACGGCGCGGCGGGTTGTGCGCCCCTGGAAACCAGCGGTTTCGTCATTGCCGCAACCGACATGGGACATAAAACCGGCGAGGCCGATTTCGGCAATAATCCCCAAAAACGGCGCGACTTTGCCTATCGCGGCGTTCACTTGACCGCTGTCGCCACCAAATTGCTGATCAACACCTTCTATGGCCGCAGCGCCAGATTTTCCTATTTCAGCGGATGTTCGGACGGCGGGCGCGAGGGATTGGCCGAGGCGCAGCGCTATCCCACCGAGTTCAACGGCATTATTGCGGGTGCGCCCGCCATGAATTTTCAGGTACAGAAGGCGATTTATCACGGCTGGCAGGCTCAGTCCAACACCGACGCCAACGGCAATGCCATTATCACTTCGCGCCAGTTGCCGCTGATTCATCAGGCGGTGCTGGCGCAGTGCGATGCGAGAGACGGACAGGTCGATGGCTTGCTGGCTGACCCTCAAAACTGCCATTTTGATCCGTCGGTGCTGAGCTGCAACAAGATAACGGAAGACAGCGAAGCGGGGCAAAACTGTTTAACGGATGCCCAAATCGGTGCGCTGCGCAAAATTTACGATGGGCCGAGAGACGTTAAAACCGGTCAGCGGCTCGCCGTGGGGGGCCGATGCCCGGTTCTGAATTGGCATGGTCCGGAATATTCGTGCCGAAAAAGGCCGGAGATCTCAATTACAGTCAGGGCGTGGCGCTCTCCACGTTGA
- the pbpG gene encoding D-alanyl-D-alanine endopeptidase: MHVKIRLLVLSFLALNASMMMPVDALANSRTPPAVAPLVQIASGSAMVVDLNSHEVIYSRDPDQVRPIASLTKLMTAMVTLDAKQPLDEVISVDIHNTKEMRGVFSRVKVNSEITRRQMIQLALMSSENRAAASLAAHYPGGYDAFIRAMNAKARALGMTHTRYVEPTGLSLNNVSTARDLTRLLMATRMYPLMGELSTTQEKTAVFSHPAYALPFRNTNHLIMNNKWSIQLTKTGYTDEAGHCLAMRTIINGKPVTLVVLDAFGKFTAFADASRLRTWMETGKSVPVPQIAKVYRKEKDQQRTETYGGTSRRLKAIQYRLPLKSPPGTSRCRAGFVANKFAPDTAGR, translated from the coding sequence ATGCATGTGAAAATCCGTCTTTTGGTACTGAGCTTTTTAGCCCTGAATGCAAGCATGATGATGCCCGTAGATGCCCTGGCAAATAGCAGGACTCCACCGGCTGTTGCTCCTCTCGTTCAAATCGCTTCCGGCAGCGCCATGGTGGTTGACCTAAACAGCCACGAAGTGATTTATTCGCGCGATCCCGATCAGGTCAGGCCGATTGCCTCCCTGACAAAACTCATGACCGCGATGGTCACGCTCGACGCCAAACAACCGCTCGATGAAGTGATCTCGGTAGATATCCATAACACCAAAGAGATGCGCGGCGTGTTTTCCCGCGTCAAGGTCAACAGCGAAATCACACGTCGCCAGATGATTCAGCTGGCGCTGATGTCTTCCGAAAACCGCGCGGCGGCCAGTCTGGCGGCGCACTATCCGGGCGGCTATGATGCGTTTATTCGCGCCATGAATGCCAAGGCCCGAGCACTTGGCATGACTCACACGCGTTATGTCGAGCCGACCGGCCTGTCATTGAATAACGTTTCGACGGCCCGCGATTTGACCCGTTTACTGATGGCCACGCGCATGTATCCCTTGATGGGCGAACTCAGCACCACGCAGGAAAAAACCGCCGTTTTCAGTCATCCTGCCTATGCGTTGCCGTTTAGAAACACCAACCATCTGATCATGAATAACAAGTGGAGTATTCAGCTTACCAAAACGGGTTATACGGATGAGGCGGGGCATTGTCTGGCGATGCGCACCATCATCAACGGTAAACCTGTGACGCTGGTGGTTCTGGATGCTTTCGGCAAGTTTACCGCCTTTGCCGACGCCTCGCGTTTGCGTACCTGGATGGAAACAGGCAAGAGTGTGCCGGTGCCGCAAATCGCCAAGGTCTATCGCAAGGAGAAAGATCAGCAGCGCACCGAAACCTACGGTGGAACAAGCCGCAGATTAAAGGCCATCCAATACAGGCTGCCATTAAAAAGCCCGCCCGGCACATCTCGATGCCGGGCGGGCTTTGTTGCGAATAAGTTTGCTCCCGACACCGCGGGACGATAG
- the dusC gene encoding tRNA dihydrouridine(16) synthase DusC, translating to MRVLLAPMEGVLDPLVRELLSEVNDYDLCITEFLRVVDQLLPVKSFHRLCPELLNESRTPSGTLVRIQLLGQYPQWLGENAARAVELGSCGVDLNCGCPSKTVNGSGGGATLLKDPELIYHGAKAMREAVPAHLPVTVKVRLGWDSLAHSLEIADAVQQAGATELTVHGRTKEDGYKAERINWQAIGEIRRRLSIPVIANGEIWDYASAQRCMQVTGCDAVMIGRGALNVPNLSRVVKYNEAKMPWPDVITLLQKYTYLEKQGDTGLYHVARIKQWLGYLRKEYDEATEVFTQVRTLNTSKDIALAIQAL from the coding sequence ATGCGAGTATTACTGGCTCCGATGGAGGGCGTACTGGATCCTCTGGTGCGCGAGCTTCTCAGCGAAGTGAATGATTACGACCTGTGTATCACGGAGTTTCTGCGTGTGGTCGATCAACTGCTGCCGGTTAAATCCTTCCACCGTCTCTGCCCTGAACTGCTTAACGAAAGCCGCACGCCCTCGGGCACTCTGGTTCGCATACAGTTGCTGGGGCAATATCCGCAGTGGCTGGGTGAAAACGCGGCCCGGGCGGTGGAACTCGGCTCTTGCGGCGTTGATCTGAACTGTGGCTGTCCGTCGAAAACGGTCAACGGCAGCGGCGGGGGCGCGACACTGCTCAAAGACCCCGAACTTATCTATCATGGGGCAAAAGCAATGCGTGAGGCCGTGCCTGCGCATCTGCCGGTCACGGTAAAGGTGCGACTGGGGTGGGATTCGCTGGCACACAGTCTGGAAATCGCCGATGCCGTTCAGCAGGCGGGCGCGACGGAACTCACGGTGCACGGCCGCACCAAGGAAGATGGCTATAAAGCCGAGCGCATCAACTGGCAGGCCATTGGCGAGATTCGTCGGCGGTTGAGCATTCCGGTTATCGCCAACGGAGAAATCTGGGATTATGCCAGCGCGCAGCGCTGTATGCAGGTGACGGGATGCGACGCGGTAATGATTGGCCGTGGCGCGCTGAATGTGCCCAACCTGAGCCGCGTGGTGAAATATAATGAAGCAAAGATGCCGTGGCCGGACGTGATAACTCTCCTGCAGAAATACACCTATCTGGAAAAGCAGGGCGATACCGGGTTGTATCACGTGGCGCGTATCAAGCAGTGGCTGGGGTATTTGCGAAAAGAGTATGACGAAGCGACCGAGGTGTTTACACAGGTGCGTACCCTCAATACCTCAAAAGACATCGCGCTGGCCATTCAAGCGCTATAA
- a CDS encoding tannase/feruloyl esterase family alpha/beta hydrolase: MPKKAGDLNYSQGVALSTLKYLNYEKNPPSTYTLKEMTFTQQTLTDLEKLHPLYDATNSDLRAFYAAGGKLILWHGWADPSISPLNTLAYHQAMAQSMGLETRQKFERLYMMPAVYHCSLGEGPSLVDFLTPMLNWVEQGVAPDSLISYQAVTVQKKLTSKPLQGDMRLVTIPQGAASRPLFPYPDYAVYSGKGDVNAAASYLRKRQAVIPASYPWLGEKLFNAYPFIN; encoded by the coding sequence GTGCCGAAAAAGGCCGGAGATCTCAATTACAGTCAGGGCGTGGCGCTCTCCACGTTGAAATATCTCAACTACGAAAAGAATCCGCCGTCGACGTATACTCTGAAAGAGATGACATTTACCCAGCAAACCCTCACCGATCTCGAGAAACTGCATCCTCTCTATGATGCCACCAACTCTGATCTGCGGGCGTTCTACGCCGCCGGTGGCAAGCTGATTCTGTGGCACGGCTGGGCAGATCCAAGTATTTCGCCCCTCAACACCCTGGCTTATCATCAGGCCATGGCGCAAAGCATGGGGCTTGAAACCCGGCAAAAGTTCGAGCGTCTTTACATGATGCCTGCGGTTTATCACTGTTCATTGGGCGAGGGGCCCAGTCTGGTGGATTTTCTGACGCCGATGCTAAATTGGGTCGAGCAGGGCGTGGCACCGGATAGCCTCATCAGTTATCAGGCGGTGACAGTGCAAAAGAAATTAACCAGCAAACCGCTACAGGGAGATATGAGGCTGGTGACGATTCCGCAGGGTGCCGCGTCGCGTCCGCTTTTCCCCTATCCTGATTACGCGGTATACAGCGGAAAGGGCGACGTCAACGCTGCCGCCAGTTATCTGCGAAAACGACAGGCGGTGATACCGGCAAGTTATCCGTGGCTCGGTGAAAAACTGTTTAACGCTTACCCCTTCATCAATTAA